A genomic window from Luteolibacter sp. LG18 includes:
- a CDS encoding alpha/beta hydrolase family protein, which produces MMRKTLFLLTLLLTLLTGTIHAAEKFTYVIVHGATAGGWEWKKAAKFLESDGHEVHRATLTGLGERMHLATKEVDLETHINDVVNTILFEDLHDVVLTGHSYGGMVITGVMDRVPDRIRHVVFLDAAVPENGNSMYDLVGGPPKNSKVVDGLVQFSWYDANAPFPHGVPQPEKTFSQPVSYKNPAALVLPVTYVAFLPAGQPAESRAASDKGWQRAVKRGWSIRTFAGTHVAHQEDPRGLATLLEEAVGDKNKAVEQKPAE; this is translated from the coding sequence ATGATGAGAAAAACCCTATTCTTACTGACCCTGTTGCTGACCCTCCTCACCGGAACGATCCACGCGGCTGAAAAATTCACCTACGTTATCGTCCACGGTGCCACCGCCGGTGGCTGGGAGTGGAAGAAGGCAGCCAAATTCCTCGAGAGCGATGGCCACGAAGTTCATCGTGCCACGCTCACCGGGCTTGGTGAACGGATGCATCTCGCGACCAAGGAGGTCGACCTTGAAACCCACATCAATGATGTGGTGAATACGATTCTCTTCGAGGATCTCCACGATGTGGTGCTGACGGGGCACAGCTACGGTGGGATGGTCATCACGGGCGTGATGGACCGGGTTCCCGATCGCATCCGGCATGTGGTGTTTCTGGATGCGGCTGTGCCGGAAAATGGGAACAGCATGTATGATCTGGTGGGTGGTCCTCCGAAGAACTCGAAAGTGGTCGATGGGCTCGTGCAGTTTTCGTGGTATGACGCGAACGCTCCGTTTCCCCATGGGGTTCCACAGCCTGAGAAGACGTTCAGCCAGCCGGTGTCCTACAAGAATCCAGCCGCTCTCGTGCTGCCCGTGACCTACGTTGCATTCCTTCCTGCCGGACAGCCCGCCGAGAGCAGGGCGGCCAGCGACAAAGGTTGGCAACGGGCGGTCAAGAGAGGGTGGTCGATCCGCACGTTTGCCGGGACCCATGTGGCCCACCAGGAGGATCCTCGCGGCCTCGCAACGCTCCTTGAAGAAGCAGTAGGCGACAAGAACAAGGCGGTGGAACAAAAGCCCGCTGAATAG